atcattgtataagaaaaacgattctgagtgatgACTGTCAGTCAACCTAtggtattactaagtatatttgttgatattactgcgaataaagtaatttgtattatataacctatttacgtggaaccttattttaaattcaatccttagctataaaatttgaacattttgtcaaaattcgaactttaaatgcttgtaaaagaaaattgtgcctatatattttcaactgctaatataacaatatagaaggagccttgtattcaatttaaaagctttttgacccaacaaatacaattttattgacattaataattatagaaagaaaaattaaaaaaattgaaaatagaaaatgtcaccaaacaactcaaaacgaatcaaaatattttaagcattttatcaagtatggaaatggataaaataaacataatatatcagtgGCGTAGTTACGGGGGGGGTGTAAGGGGTTTCCACCCCCCCCcctacaccaaaaaaaaaaacaaatcttttttatattggttagaattttaaataatagataggtaaataatactAGTACAAATTaacatgtgtaatattattattactatatattatattaatatagttatagaaaTTATTCGAGTGTTTTCACTTCtgagttttattttaagaaaatcaattataaaatcgaCGAAAACAGCGATAACGACCTCCATaaaaatgatctaaatattaagACTCTTGAAACCTGTATACCTTCTTCATCTTTTACTTCGGTTGATATAAGAATTAAtgacataacatattttgttaaccaTGTATTGTCTCATAGTGAAATTCATAcagttataaatagtatatggaCACCAGATATAACGTTTAATTTTCCTATACATAAAAacttcgataaaaataaaaaagggcaAACGAGCAAATTTCAATTCAATTGGTTATTAAGATGGCGATGGTTAGCATACTCAGAAAAAGAAGATGGTGCATTTTGTAGACTTTGTGTTGCTTTTTCAAAATCTGAAGGTGGAATAAATGGCCAGAAACTTGGTGCTTTGGTATTAAACAAATTTGATAATTGGAAACACGCTATAGAAACATTTACTAAACATGataaactaaattatcatattaaaagtgTAATAGACAccgataactttttaaaaatgagaaGTAATCCAAGTATATCCATTGAAAATCAATTAGATACAGCCCGTAGTAAACaagtaaatgaaaacaaaataaatattttacctataattgaagttattattttatgtggtcGTCAAGAGCTTGCAATACGAGGACATAGAGATTTTGGTAAAATCAATGTAGAAACAATGCAAACTACAAATGAAGGAAACTTTAGGGAACTATTGCGGTATAGAGCTCGTGGTGATCTAAAGCTTAAAACATTTCTTGAAGGTCCAGGTgaacgaaataaatatattagtccTACTAGCCAAAATGCTATTATTGATTGTTGCAACAcggtaatacttaataaaattgtagctaaaataaataaagcaaAGTGTTTCACTGTCCTTGCTGACGAAACCGCCGATGTATCTGGTATAGAGCAAGTGTCTTTATGTgctaaatatgttgatatagaTTAATTAGTTGTCAGAGAAGATTTTTTGCAATTTGTTCCTACAAACGATTTAACTGGCAAAGGCTTAGCAACtcttattattgaaaatttaaaggcGTTCGGGATAGAACTTAAGTATTTACGTGGACAGGGGTACGATGGGGCTGCAGCTATGTCTGGACAATTTAATGGTGTTAGGTCACATATTTCTCAATTGTATCCGATGGCAACTTATGTTCACTGTACAGCACACACCCTTAACTTGGCAGTATCTAAATCTTGTACAATACAACCAATTAGAAACTGCTTGGGTACGATTGGAAAATCACGAGATTTCTTTGTATACCCCAaacgaaaaaatatacttttacaaGCAATCGAAGACTTTAATGGAACAATTAatgcaaaaacattaaaacgcaACTGTGCTACAAGATGGATcgaacgttttcattcagttcACGATTTTATCGAACTTTTGGAATGTGTCGTTGATTCCTTAGACACTATTAGTAGTTGGGCCGATGGTGATACCTCAAGTCaagcaaataatttaaaaaattcaatctTACAAGGAGAGTTTATCATATCACTTTTGGTTTTATCGAAAATATTTGCAGTTGGATTGCCACTATCTAAACAATTCCAAAGCGTTGCCATTGATTTAAGAGAAGCTATGATATTAGCTAATGCGACACTGTctgaattaaaaacaattcgAAGTAACATTGatgaatattttcatgaaaTCTATACAAAAGCATCTGTTCTAGCTCAGGAGTTGTGTTTTTCAATATCATTACCTCGAATTGCacgtaaacaaaaaaacagagATAACTATTCAGTGAACACGCctgaagaatattttaaaataacaatattcataCCTTATTTAGAATTGTTTATTAACGAAATTGAATCGAGATTTATTGAACATCAGAAAACATTAAAAGGATTTCAAAACTTATTTCAGAAATGACAACACTTGAAAAAGATGAATTTATTAGTttgatagatttttataatgatGATTTGGCAGATAACAATAAAGATATTTTGGTATCTGAGTTAAAACTTTGGCGACGTAAAATACTTGCACTAGATAAACAACCTACAAATGCTATGGATGCTTTAGTTATCTGCAATAACATGTAtccaaatatatacaaattactacAAATTTTAGCAACACTACCTGTTTCAACAGCTTCATCCGAAAGATCTTTTTCATCATTAAAGAGAATTAAGACGTACCTAAGGAATACAATGTCagaggtatttataaaattgtataatataatatataagaactaattaaataaaaataataaatatgaatgatattttacatttttagaaaagatTAAATGGTTTGGCAATGCTCTCCATTCATCGTTCAATATCAGTAGATGCAAAGGAAGTGTTGGACGAATTATCTATTAACAAACGTCGAgtggattttattttatgaattattataataaactaatataaaactataaaaactatttataattaatacaaatttgaaacaaaataaaaataacgtacgtaaaaaactaataacttgtaatttgtatcataaatatattttaaaaccccCCCCAGAAAAAAATCGTATCTACgccactgtaatatattatggtataaattCCAAGTATATctatagttattcgtttttaaattacaacaaaatatgataatcgctaattgagaaatcgagtaaatatccaatgttgtaaaaattttaacttcaaatgctcataaaaatttaattttactttcaaaacaattcaaaatatttataacatttagcaataaaatgctaatataaacattcagtgaaaatttcatgtatatacggtcatttgttGTATAGAGTTAAACTAAaaacgaaaatcgattttggcaaaaacctattttgtgtaaaaattcccgattttctttaatttattttttttggtttttcctgGCGCTTTTTATAACTAcaaggaattttaaattttgacctcctcaacGCACTAACTATATTCACCTTTTCATCGAACAACCTACGAAGTTGAAAATCTAAGTATTGTTTCGACTACTAGTCGTGTacaatacacaaaaaaaaacacaaatcattgtaaaatcaattaattcatcgctccgctcagaatctaaaattaatttctaaaaaaaaaaatatttgcaattaataTAACTAGGCGTATACGTGACACGTTGTTCTTATTCATCAATCTTTTAAATGGATATGCATAatcagtaatttttttactaggaCGTTCTAAATATGAACACTAAAGGTTTTCAAGCTGTTTCACGAGAACACTTAAATTGAATACCTCGGTAGGTACTTTCTATAGTTATTGCAAACATAGACGCAAAAGTTAGGCAGTCAAACACTATATCGATCTACCTAGTATCTCTTAAGATTAGGGGTGTACAGTGGTGGCGCAAAGGTAGTTCTGTGAGTCTGAAAATTAGTAATTTCTTTTAATAGATGCGTGGATGCGTTAGATAGGAAGTGGGTATACTAGGTAGTATTTAGGTACTTGAGGTAGATTCTGTATTGGCTCAAggttaaataatttagtaaaaggCGTTAAATTAGCTTggtttattcaataataacaatgtaatattatatgtatgcaaAAGAGGAGTTTTTATATCAACAAATGGGTGggcaaaataattgtttgttgtCTTAAGGCTCACGCATAATGccatttttatctttatattatactattaaaacgTGAGCAGATATCTTTGGACAGCTATATCGCCTATATCTGAAGTTCTACTAGACcgattttcatcatttttttttcaaacacaaGTACTTAGTGTGAGCTATCTAACGAGGAAAGTCTAAAAATTGATCAATTTAATAGTTTtcggaaatattaaatttgttgtgTAGCTGTGCGCACACACACATCAAGACATCCCCCGCTACGTCTACTGCAGTACTGCTGCGTCGTCGGCGGTGGCCGGTGACGCGACTGACGTGCGTTATTACATgacaaaacattataatattaaatataacatacattttgtcATGGGCGTATTCATTTACATACTGTGCACGCACACAAATACACAGTCCTACCTCTACTACTGCGTAGTgcgttatcgtcgtcgtcggcatTCGCTAttctataataaaaacactatttCTGATTTCGTCATTTCATGTGGCAAATACAAACTAATAAGTGAAATATTTGCAGTTTTTCATATatctataaatgttattaaaacttaaGAAATCAAATTACTTTCTATTTTAAGTTGTTCCTAAACATTAATGGCacattattataacgatttataattttttttatatttatttatatatataattattcaacaatCTTGTATTTTTACTGTAACCTGGTAGCGACAGGTAATTcaactagtaataatataatgcagtgTACAGGTGGTACTTACGTCTGATTAACACACCACGGTCAACGTCCAGGCCAGGTACGCCAGCGATTCCGGCAGCGGTAAGCTCCTCTTGGTCACCCGAACAATAATCCGCTACCGCGGCAGCATCGACACCGTCGTCGTCCGAGCAACAGTCGTGGCAATCCCAGCAACGGCTACAATTCTTCTCGGCACGGCCATCTCTGCGATCGCTGTCACCTTCGGCCGTAGCGTATTCGTCTTCTTCGTCGTCACGGAGGTGCGATAACAGCAACCGTACTGTCCGCTGGCGTTCTCGGTCCAAGACGCCGGCCAGCAAACCCCCTCCACCGCCGCTGCCCGATGTATTCCCCTCGGATTTAACCCGGAGCTGCCGACATAGACGCAGTGCGCGGTCCGCTCGGTCGTGGGCCGCTGCCGCCGCCTCCAGCAACAGCTTACCTGCAACGAGGTTATATACGGCTTAATAACTCCGATAGCAGTGAATTCATAGACTTTTGCAGTCACGTGCTCACATTCATATttgttacaaaataaaagtaaaacaaaaaacaacattttttctaatgcgatttttataaattatattatgcatgtttaataatttcttagcatcatcattgaatatttttcaCCATGTAaccgtaaaaaatgtaaaagtgaAAAGCAACgcagaaaaattcaaaacatcgCACTATCTACTTATGAAGGAATAAAATgcttaatacaataaatttttagaaattctcGCTTTGTTGTAAGAGCAATTTCCAtgcaaattcaaaattcaaggTGCTAGAACCCTGAATTAtcaacttattaaaatataagtaatactaTAAGATGATGAGTAACGTATAGAGAAGACGTTTAGAAACCATAACCTTTAGAGCTTTAGTCACCACGCATGCACCTCTCAGTCACGCCTCTGGTTAACTATCTTCACACATAAGACATTAAGAACATTTAGGGTTGAATCCATACCGAGTTGCTTTCGACGTCGCCGTTGCCGCACCGCCACTGAGCTCGtctcgtcatcgtcgtcgtcgtcatcggcCACCCCAAGGCCCGCGGCCGCCGCAGCCGCCGTCAGCTCCGTCAGCAGTTGGCTGGCGTCCGAGTCCACGGTGCCACGACGGCGGGCACCACCCATATGGTGCTGCTTGTCCGGCTGTCCGTCCGCGCCGCATCGACGGTACGGGAGCAGGGCGCACGCGGCGTAACGGTAAGCCAGCGCCGCGTAGTGCCGGTCTTTGATCCGGCACACGGCCACCCAGACGTCCGGCAAAATAGACACCGGTGTCGCAGCTACACCCTGCTCGCCCCCGTTTTCCTTACCACGATGGGCGGCTCTTTCGTT
This genomic window from Metopolophium dirhodum isolate CAU chromosome 1, ASM1992520v1, whole genome shotgun sequence contains:
- the LOC132936438 gene encoding 52 kDa repressor of the inhibitor of the protein kinase-like, which encodes MTTLEKDEFISLIDFYNDDLADNNKDILVSELKLWRRKILALDKQPTNAMDALVICNNMYPNIYKLLQILATLPVSTASSERSFSSLKRIKTYLRNTMSEKRLNGLAMLSIHRSISVDAKEVLDELSINKRRVDFIL